Proteins from one Primulina tabacum isolate GXHZ01 unplaced genomic scaffold, ASM2559414v2 Contig436, whole genome shotgun sequence genomic window:
- the LOC142534251 gene encoding uncharacterized protein LOC142534251: MKFQDDLSCLKNKCEEKIRDDEELRKELGSLYDKHHTEVKTGGMFLASKTGKSFVTGVEEKALAAFRASPAYADEVYTHAFGLHDDVVRDCRRQLCLTGLVPEEVVMKISPHVPELDDSAQVDPLPEFPPAGDADCEVIGALHLLPADEVIEDG, translated from the coding sequence ATGAAGTTCCAAGATGATCtttcttgcttgaaaaataAATGTGAAGAAAAGATCAGAGATGACGAGGAATTGCGTAAAGAGCTTGGTTCCCTCTATGATAAGCACCATACCGAGGTAAAGACTGGCGGGATGTTCTTGGCATCTAAGACAGGGAAGTCTTTTGTTACGGGTGTTGAGGAGAAAGCACTAGCAGCCTTTCGTGCTTCTCCGGCTTATGCTGACGAGGTTTACACTCACGCTTTTGGTCTCCATGATGACGTGGTGCGAGACTGTCGTCGCCAGCTTTGTTTGACTGGCTTGGTTCCTGAGGAGGTGGTTATGAAGATTTCACCTCACGTGCCAGAGTTGGATGACAGCGCTCAGGTTGACCCTCTGCCAGAGTTTCCCCCAGCGGGGGACGCTGACTGTGAGGTCATTGGTGCACTGCACTTGCTCCCTGCTGACGAAGTTATCGAGGATGGATGA